The sequence CAGCCGCCGACCTTCGCGCTCAGCCAAGGCGGGCCACCGCCCTCGCCGCGATCGAGTCCACCACGGCCTGGCTGCCCGGGTCGGGCAGGCGGACCGTCGAAACCGTCTCGCCTCGTTTCAGCATGACGAAGTACGTGACGGTGCTCGGGACGTCCGCATGCGCGATGCGACCTCGGATGAGCATGCCGGCGCCTTTCAGATAATGGGGATCGACGACGTCGAACGAGACCTGCGATCCGAGAACCGAGTAGCTCGCGCACCGCACGAGGACCCGACGGACGTCGTCGACGTTCCGCTCGGCCCAACCAGGTTCGTACGTCTCCACGACGTGGTGGGCCGGCGACGAGCCGTCGGACAGCCGGTAGTAGCGCTCCACGGCACTGCGCCGATGCGACTTGGCCGGGTAGTCGCTGCTCCGATAGTCGGGACAACTGTCCTGCTCCCACGGCCAGGGCGGCAGGCCGGTGCGAGGAGCGCCGCCCTCATGCCAGTCCGCTCCCAGCTCGCCCGCACCCAGTAGCAGGCTCAGTTCACCGCGATCCGCGTTCGCGGTGTGTCGCTCATCGGGGCCGGCGCCGGACTCCCGATGGCACCCTGCGGCCATCACCAGCAACGCCGACAGGACCGCCGGCACGACAGCGACCGAGCCTCGGCCGCTGCCGCGAATCCGGCCTCGGCCTGTCCTGCCGCTCGATACGGACACCGGAAACCTCCCCAGACGCAGATACTTGCCACCGCGGGTGGCGCTTCAGGCGACGATGCGTGGTGGCGCGTTCGCCGTCGCCGCAGCACGGGCCCCGCGGTTGTCGGCCTTCGACCCGACACCACCGGGATCGGTCGCACCTCGACCGCAGACGGGACCGGTCAATGGCGTTCCTCGGCGAACAACTCGGAACGGGTCTCACCCAGCAACTCGCGCAGGCGGTTGAGGGAGCGCATGCTCTGGCTCTTGACAACCGCGGTGGAGACACCCACAACCTCGGCGGTCGTCTCCACGCTCAGGTCGTCCCAGTAGCGCAGGACGATGATCGCCCGATCCCGCAACGGCAGAGTGGCGACCGCATCCAGCAACGTCATGCGCAGCTCGGCCGGATGTTCCTCGCCCCGCTCCGGCGGCGCCGACATCGCCAACTCGCTGCTGGAGCGGCGCCGCTGCTGGTCGATCATGCAGCGCAGCAGTATCTTGCGGGCGTACGCGTGGGGGTCGTCGGCCCGGCGGACCCGCCTCCAGTTGGCGTACACCTTGGCCAGCGTGGTCTGCGTGAGGTCCTGGGCGAGATGCCAGTCGCGGCACATCAGGAACGCGGCGTCGCGCAGCCGGCCAGCGGCCGCCTGCGCGAACTCCACGAAGTCTTCGTCAGCCATTCGACCGGGCCAGCGTCGAAAACCTCTTGGCACCGTTGACGACGTACTCGGCCGGCAGTTCCGTCCCCCAGGTCGGGTTGCCGGCGATCTCGGTCGCCTCCTTCACGGAGAGGACGGGCGGTGTCGGCACCGCCCCCTTGGCGTCCCAGACCAGACACGTGGAGATCATCAGTTCGACCCGGAGGCCACCGGGGTGGTGCACGGTGACCATCTTGTTCTGCACGCAGTTGTCGGGCATCTCCGTCAGCTCCACCGTTCCCGGGACAGGGTCGCCGCCGCGGTCGTCCCGGTAGATGGCAAGCCGCACCATCCCCGGCCCATATCCCCGGTCCAGGTAGACCTGGACGTAGGGCATGCCGGGGCGCGCGCCGATGCTCTCCAGGCTCGCATAACCGCTGGTCTTCCCCTTGGGTAGAAGCCGGGTCAGCAACTCCAGAGCGCCCTGCGGTGTGGTGGTCAGCAGTTCACCGTCCGGCCCGGCCCCGATCCTCAGGGTGTCGATCACCGTGGTCGAGGAAACCGGCGGCCCTGGCCGAAAGGAGTCTCTGCGCTGTTCTTCGTCGGTGCCCCCCTCCAACCCGCCCGGGGCGCCGTCCGGGGACCCAGCCGGAGACGGCGTGGCGGTGTCGACGACCCCGCCCGGCGAACCGACGTTCGGCCCACCGGCCTGACCGGCATCATCCGCACCGACGCCGAGCGGCCCGGCGGCCAGGCCGATGACGAGCAGCATCGCCAACGCCGATCCGCCGACGCCGAACTGCGCCAGGCGCCGCTGACGGCGCAGCCGGCGGCCCTGCACCACCGACTGCTGGACCAGGTCACCCAACGGTGGGGCGGGGTGCCGGGCCAGGTCGTCCCTGAAACGCCCACGCACGTCACCCATGTCCCGTACCCCTCCTCGGCCGACCGCCCGCAGTGGCGATCCATCACTGACCTGACGGGTTGGCCCGGCGATTTGGTTACCGAATTTTCGGGGCGAATTCTCAGCCACCTGTGTCGGCGGGACGCGGCGGTCCAGTACGTGTGCGGCCACTTCCGTAGCGTCACGTTCTCCTTGCCGCCGGTCCTGGCCCTGGCCGCGCGGGCGGCACAGTCGGTCAAGGCACAACCCGCAGAGCGTCCTAGGAGGTTAGGTCGTCGAATGTCCCGTCCCGGAGCCAGGCATCAGCCATCAGCCGTTGGCGATCGCGTCGTTCGGGCTCAGCCCGCCGCGTCCCGCTGACGGAGCGTTGCGCCAGGCGGACGTCGAAGGCTGCCGTGTGTGGCGTCCAAGCGGCCGGGAGATAACTCCGGCTCAGCGTTCGCAGTCGTCAGCCAGGAAATATCCTTGTCGCCACGACGCAGGCGGTGGCTAGCGTACGCGGATGAGCACTGTCCCGAAGGCCGGCCTGCGGCTGTGGTTCTGCACCGATCCGGGCGAGTTCCTCGCGGCTGCGGGTGACTACCTGGGTGCCGATCCGGTCGTCAGCACGGTCGTGACCACCATCGCGCACCGGCTGTTGTCGCAGCGGACCGAGGGAATCCCGCAGTCCGACCACAGCTGGTGGCTGGTGGTCAGCGACGACTCCGGCACGGTCGTCGGTGCCGGGATGCGCACCGCGCCGTCTGCCCCGTACCCGCCGTTCCTGCTGCCCATGCCCGATGAGGCAGCCGTTGCGCTGGCCCATGCCCTGCACAACCGCGGGGAGGAGGTTCTCGCGGTCAACGGGGCCCTGCCTGCCGTTGAGGTGTGCGCCGCCGAGCTGACCCGGCTCGGCGGGGGTCGAGTCCAGGTCACCCAGCACACACGGCTGCACGAGCTCGGCGAGCTGACGTGGCCGCCACCAGCGCCAGGCAACCTGGTGGTCGCGACCGAGGACGACGTGGCACTGGTCACGCAGTGGGTCGCCGCGTTCATGGGCGACGCCGACGAACAGGCGGGCCGTCCGCGCGGTGCCAGTGCGCACGAAGCGCCCGACCAGGCGGAGATGCTGCGCCGACTCCACGCCGGACGGCTGTGGTTGTGGGTCGACGAGACGGGGAATCCGGTACACCTCACCGGTGCCAACCCACCGTCGTTCGGGGTGGCCCGGGTGGGCCCGGTGTACACACCGCCGGCTCAGCGCGGGCGTGGTTGGGCCAGCAACGCGGTCGCCGAGGTTTCCCGACGAATCCAGGCCGAGGGCGCGCGGGTCTGCCTGTTCACCGACCAGGCCAACCCGACGTCGAACAAGATCTACGCCGCCCTCGGCTACCGACCGGTCGTCGACATGGCCAACCTCGTCATCGTCCGCTGACACCGAACGGGGCACGGCAGATCCGGCCAATCGGTCGAGCCCTGCCCGTCGTACAGTGCTGATTCCCGGCCACAAACTCACGCGACGACGAGGCGGCGGTGTTGAGACAGGAGGTCGCCGACGCGGTCCACAGGATGCGGTGAGATCGGGAAACGACGCCCGCCATGGACAACCGGTACGCCTCACCGAGGCGGGTCGGACGATCCTTTCGAAGCGCTTTCCGCCGATCGGTGGCCGTAGGAAACGGTTGTCCCAACCAGCAACACCGCTCCTGCGAAGAAGTACGTGTTGATTCCGATGCCGGTCCAGAACTCTCCTGTGGAGATGTCCGCTACCCCCACGAAGCCGCCGCGACGGACACCCGTGACCATCAGAATATTCTCGACCATCCCTGGGACACCCCGGATGACGAGCAGCACGCTGCCCGACAACAGTGGCGTCAGAAGTAACCACCGGGCAAGATGCCGGGCCCGCGGGCAGACTGTGGCGAGAACGACGACTGCTCCGATGGCCGACATCGAGATGAGCACGACGTTGAAGATCACATAGGCCCTCATGTCCCAGGGGCCATCACCGGTCGGATCGTCGCCTGGAAAGAACACCAGGATCACATGGGACACCACGAAGAAGATCAGCCAAGCGAAGGCGCCGTACGCCCAGCGAGGACCTCTGATAGCGGGCATACCAGCACCCTGGCCGCGCCAGCACCGTGACGCCTCCCTCCCTGGGTTGCTTCCACTCCCCCAGGCGAGCGAGGTGCGGCAGTGTCACCTCTGGCCGGACCGCCCTCGTCTTGGCTGGTAACGCCGGCGTCCAGCGCTTGCGGTAGGTGTGAGCTGACGCCCCACCCCCAGAGGCCGGAAGGTCCCTACCCCTCTGATCCGTAACAGGCCCGAAACTACCGGTTGAAAACTCTGGAATTTTCTGCCAGCCTGAGAGCCATCGACAAGTGTGAACGTTAACAAGATCCCCTCAGCACCGGAGGCGCTTCACGCGACCATCAGGCCCACCACCTGCCATGTGACCACGTCCACCACCGGAAGAGCCCAACGTTCACGATCACTCCCCCACGGGCGACCGGGCCGACACGCCACCACGCTTCACCCCTGGCCAGGCAGCCCAGTCGACTCGTATCCGGGCGGACGCCTGAGGTGAGTCCCGGCCCGATCGGGCGGACTCACCATCGTGCCCGCCGCGATCCGATCGGGGCCTCCCACCGGAACAGCGACAGCAATCCCCTACCCCACCACTGGAGGATCAGCATGGT comes from Micromonospora vinacea and encodes:
- a CDS encoding SigE family RNA polymerase sigma factor, with amino-acid sequence MADEDFVEFAQAAAGRLRDAAFLMCRDWHLAQDLTQTTLAKVYANWRRVRRADDPHAYARKILLRCMIDQQRRRSSSELAMSAPPERGEEHPAELRMTLLDAVATLPLRDRAIIVLRYWDDLSVETTAEVVGVSTAVVKSQSMRSLNRLRELLGETRSELFAEERH
- a CDS encoding GNAT family N-acetyltransferase, with translation MSTVPKAGLRLWFCTDPGEFLAAAGDYLGADPVVSTVVTTIAHRLLSQRTEGIPQSDHSWWLVVSDDSGTVVGAGMRTAPSAPYPPFLLPMPDEAAVALAHALHNRGEEVLAVNGALPAVEVCAAELTRLGGGRVQVTQHTRLHELGELTWPPPAPGNLVVATEDDVALVTQWVAAFMGDADEQAGRPRGASAHEAPDQAEMLRRLHAGRLWLWVDETGNPVHLTGANPPSFGVARVGPVYTPPAQRGRGWASNAVAEVSRRIQAEGARVCLFTDQANPTSNKIYAALGYRPVVDMANLVIVR